The proteins below come from a single Halostagnicola larsenii XH-48 genomic window:
- a CDS encoding DUF7344 domain-containing protein, producing the protein MEGLTTNQEGNDLSANTILELLANRRRRYLLYALRGHEDPIELSRLAEQVAGWEHDLPPDEVAKNQYKSVYVSSVQCHVPKLDDAGVVDHDESNHTVVLDDNFAQLEPYLRLVVKDEPENSTLNTALQSEPGDGLITQIRENVARLKH; encoded by the coding sequence ATGGAGGGCCTTACCACGAATCAGGAGGGGAACGACCTGTCTGCAAACACGATACTGGAGCTGTTGGCAAACCGGCGGCGACGGTACCTTCTCTACGCGCTCCGTGGGCACGAGGACCCGATCGAACTCTCCAGACTCGCAGAACAGGTCGCCGGCTGGGAGCACGACCTTCCACCTGACGAAGTAGCGAAAAACCAGTACAAGAGCGTCTACGTCTCCTCGGTTCAGTGCCACGTGCCGAAACTCGACGACGCAGGCGTCGTCGACCACGACGAGAGCAATCATACGGTCGTCCTCGACGACAACTTCGCACAACTCGAGCCGTACCTTCGACTCGTCGTCAAAGACGAACCGGAGAACTCGACGCTTAACACAGCGCTCCAGTCCGAGCCGGGAGATGGGCTCATCACCCAGATTCGAGAGAACGTCGCCAGGCTCAAGCACTGA
- a CDS encoding carboxymuconolactone decarboxylase family protein → MTRIDPVDPEALPAEKRSLLETASDTEGEGDHSLSGGRLNVYRTLGRNLDLLEGFRDYLSVLWHQSGLTPHERELVILTTAARTESAYEWHQHVRVALDEGVPPEDILAVSRGRYDALEPAHSALVEYVEQFVEGDVDETTHARATAHYPDEVLLGIGALAGNYLGLARVLEALEVEPEDAFVGWDLENL, encoded by the coding sequence ATGACGCGAATCGACCCCGTCGACCCCGAGGCCCTTCCGGCCGAGAAACGCTCGCTGCTCGAGACCGCCTCGGACACAGAGGGCGAGGGCGACCACTCGCTATCGGGTGGCCGACTGAACGTCTATCGAACGTTGGGGCGCAACCTCGACCTCCTCGAGGGCTTTCGCGACTACCTTTCGGTCCTCTGGCACCAGAGCGGACTCACGCCACACGAGCGAGAACTCGTCATCCTGACGACCGCAGCACGGACAGAGTCGGCCTACGAGTGGCACCAACACGTCCGGGTCGCCCTCGACGAAGGCGTTCCGCCCGAGGACATCCTCGCCGTGTCACGCGGCCGTTACGACGCGCTCGAGCCGGCCCACAGCGCCCTGGTCGAGTACGTCGAGCAGTTCGTCGAGGGAGACGTCGACGAGACAACGCACGCGCGGGCAACAGCCCACTATCCCGACGAGGTACTCCTCGGGATCGGCGCGCTCGCGGGCAATTACCTCGGGCTCGCGCGAGTGCTCGAGGCCCTCGAAGTCGAACCCGAAGACGCGTTCGTCGGCTGGGACCTCGAGAATCTGTAG
- a CDS encoding DsbA family oxidoreductase — protein sequence MSETPDRLTVYSDYVCPFCYLGRASLERYRERREEPLELEWHPFDLRRDKRNPDGSIDHSAEDGKDDAYFEQAKQNVRRLQEEYDVEMAQELATEIDSLPAQMASWYVQTEYPDQWEAFDQAIFDALWIDGRDIGDADVLADLASSVDLPPEEIRTASEDDDLQRELEDRFDRAYRQRITGVPTFVADGNAASGALPPDHLQRLVEGS from the coding sequence ATGAGCGAGACACCGGACCGATTGACCGTCTACTCCGACTACGTCTGCCCGTTTTGTTATCTCGGTAGAGCGTCGCTCGAGCGCTACCGCGAGCGCCGGGAGGAACCGCTCGAACTCGAGTGGCATCCGTTCGACCTCCGCCGGGACAAGCGAAACCCCGACGGATCGATCGATCACTCGGCCGAGGACGGCAAGGACGACGCCTATTTCGAACAGGCGAAACAGAACGTCAGACGGCTGCAAGAAGAATACGACGTCGAAATGGCACAGGAACTCGCGACCGAGATCGACTCGCTGCCGGCGCAGATGGCCTCGTGGTACGTCCAGACCGAATACCCCGACCAGTGGGAGGCGTTCGATCAAGCTATTTTCGACGCGCTCTGGATAGACGGGCGCGACATCGGCGATGCGGACGTTCTCGCGGATCTCGCGTCGAGCGTCGACCTTCCCCCGGAGGAAATTCGAACCGCGAGCGAGGACGACGACCTCCAGCGCGAACTCGAGGATCGCTTCGATCGAGCCTATCGCCAGCGAATCACCGGCGTTCCGACGTTCGTCGCCGACGGGAACGCGGCCAGCGGCGCGCTTCCGCCGGATCACCTCCAGCGGCTCGTCGAGGGTTCCTAA
- a CDS encoding NAD(+)/NADH kinase: protein MDAEDEVTVGIVAQRNNDRAQSLATQLVDALERNGVAAAVDDETGAAIGERCVSVAEMNGFDLVVSIGGDGTFLFVAREAGGAPIVGVNLGEVGFLNAVAPENAVEAVTALVAERHETGEIGGRAVKRLRASGEGWTLEPALNEVVVHGPKRGSGGGATIDIRVDGQRYAESHADGVLVATPTGSTAYNLSEGGPLVRPSVDALVVTQMAAADPMPPLVIDNTSELTLTVRDAETAYAISDGRNRQRLEPPASVTVTTADDPVTLAGPPVNFFGALEKLE from the coding sequence ATGGACGCCGAGGACGAAGTCACGGTCGGGATCGTCGCCCAACGAAACAACGACCGAGCGCAGTCTCTCGCGACACAGCTCGTCGACGCGCTCGAGCGCAACGGCGTGGCGGCCGCCGTCGACGACGAGACCGGAGCGGCGATCGGCGAGCGCTGCGTTTCCGTAGCGGAGATGAACGGGTTCGACCTCGTCGTGAGCATCGGCGGCGACGGAACGTTCCTGTTCGTCGCCCGCGAGGCCGGCGGCGCGCCCATCGTCGGCGTCAACCTCGGCGAAGTCGGATTTCTCAACGCCGTCGCCCCGGAGAACGCGGTCGAGGCGGTCACGGCTCTCGTCGCCGAACGCCACGAGACCGGCGAAATCGGCGGCCGAGCCGTGAAACGACTCCGAGCCAGCGGCGAGGGGTGGACGCTCGAGCCGGCGCTCAACGAGGTGGTGGTCCACGGGCCAAAGCGGGGAAGCGGCGGCGGTGCGACGATCGATATCCGCGTCGACGGCCAACGGTACGCCGAAAGCCACGCCGACGGCGTTCTGGTCGCAACGCCGACCGGATCGACCGCCTACAACCTGAGCGAGGGCGGCCCGCTGGTTCGCCCGTCGGTCGACGCCCTCGTCGTTACCCAGATGGCCGCGGCCGACCCGATGCCGCCGCTGGTCATCGACAATACGAGCGAACTCACGCTCACCGTCCGCGACGCCGAGACGGCCTACGCGATCAGCGACGGCCGCAACAGACAGCGACTCGAGCCACCGGCGTCGGTAACGGTGACCACGGCCGACGATCCGGTGACGCTCGCAGGGCCGCCGGTGAACTTCTTCGGGGCGCTCGAGAAACTCGAGTGA
- a CDS encoding amphi-Trp domain-containing protein, which translates to MAQRTTADQTMSRTELGTYLVELADEFERGDQDVAVSVGNKTVTLHPPDDVSVSIDVVEQSSMLRGQRETVDIQLSWKPESG; encoded by the coding sequence ATGGCCCAACGAACGACGGCTGACCAGACGATGTCGCGAACGGAGCTTGGGACGTACCTCGTCGAACTCGCCGACGAATTCGAACGAGGTGACCAGGACGTCGCCGTGAGCGTCGGAAACAAGACAGTAACGCTACACCCGCCCGACGATGTCTCCGTCTCTATCGATGTCGTCGAACAATCGTCGATGCTCCGCGGACAGCGAGAGACGGTTGATATTCAACTGAGCTGGAAACCTGAAAGCGGATAG
- a CDS encoding universal stress protein has protein sequence MYETILFPTDGSDHSATVAEHAVDIAETRNAALHVLSVVDDRAFLVLDDDRVEGVRADLEENALEATDRGATRASERGLETETAIQTGNPAECILEYADEHGIDLVVMGTSGDDYENNVVGSVSQRVVRSASVPVLTIGPDA, from the coding sequence ATGTACGAGACGATCCTCTTTCCAACTGACGGAAGTGATCACAGCGCGACCGTCGCCGAGCACGCCGTCGACATCGCCGAAACGCGAAACGCAGCGCTTCACGTGCTCTCGGTCGTCGATGATCGCGCCTTTCTGGTCCTCGACGACGACCGCGTCGAGGGCGTACGCGCGGACCTCGAGGAAAACGCACTCGAGGCGACCGATCGAGGGGCAACGCGTGCGAGCGAACGCGGCCTCGAGACCGAGACGGCCATTCAAACCGGTAATCCAGCCGAATGTATTCTCGAGTACGCCGACGAGCACGGAATCGATCTCGTCGTCATGGGGACCAGCGGCGACGACTACGAGAACAACGTCGTCGGGAGCGTCTCCCAGCGCGTCGTCCGCTCGGCTTCGGTCCCGGTTTTGACGATCGGCCCTGACGCCTGA
- a CDS encoding HVO_0476 family zinc finger protein: protein MSDIPDRLPTTCPSCSPELETVHEVLSPGGGSITVRCSECNHVHKIQPEPDREVTLDVVVSQDGESFTANVTTPEDETIETGDEFILETDEVLSTVRVTSIELPEQRRREAAAAEDVETVWTREVDNVSVDVTVHPQDGSHDDSRSITVYVPGDYEFEVGTVETFGDDEFEIDAFVVRDDASGYERDRNELEGDIVLAKDAQRVYAYDETTTAWSAW, encoded by the coding sequence ATGAGCGATATACCCGATCGGCTCCCGACGACCTGCCCCTCGTGTTCTCCGGAACTCGAGACGGTCCACGAGGTGCTCTCGCCGGGCGGCGGCAGCATCACCGTCCGCTGTAGCGAGTGCAACCACGTCCACAAGATCCAACCGGAACCGGATCGCGAAGTCACCCTCGACGTCGTCGTCTCCCAGGACGGCGAGTCCTTCACCGCGAACGTCACGACGCCCGAAGACGAGACTATCGAGACGGGCGACGAGTTCATCCTCGAGACCGACGAAGTGCTCTCGACGGTTCGCGTGACTAGCATCGAACTCCCCGAGCAACGCCGCCGCGAGGCCGCCGCTGCAGAAGACGTCGAGACCGTCTGGACGCGCGAAGTGGACAACGTCTCGGTCGACGTGACGGTCCACCCTCAGGACGGCTCCCACGACGACAGCAGAAGTATCACCGTCTACGTCCCCGGCGATTACGAGTTCGAGGTCGGGACGGTCGAGACCTTCGGCGACGACGAGTTCGAAATCGACGCCTTCGTCGTCCGGGACGACGCGAGCGGCTACGAGCGCGACCGCAACGAACTCGAGGGCGACATCGTCCTCGCGAAGGACGCACAACGTGTCTACGCCTACGACGAGACGACGACAGCCTGGTCGGCCTGGTAA
- a CDS encoding aminopeptidase, producing the protein MADLRTPAETAIRQCLDVRSDESCSIVTDSNRESIANALYEAALERTDDVAFVRYPPGETHGAEPPEPVAAAMAGADVVLAPTTKSLSHTRARTDANDAGARVATLPGITEEVFVAGLEADYDTIAAHCEAVREQVDGADEIRVTAAAGTDIAFEIGDREFRSDTGIVHEPGAMSNLPAGEVFVSPETAEGTFVVDGTMMPHGLLEDGRTLTFEVEDGFVTDISDDEIRSTVENAAEEVGEAAYNLAELGIGTNVAVTELVGSVLLDEKAGGTVHIAIGDDAGIGGDVDAPIHLDGIIREPTVFADGDEVELPAGGSR; encoded by the coding sequence ATGGCAGACCTTCGAACGCCCGCCGAAACAGCGATTCGACAGTGTCTCGACGTCCGATCCGACGAGTCCTGTTCGATCGTCACAGATAGCAATCGTGAATCGATCGCGAACGCCCTCTACGAGGCCGCACTCGAGCGAACCGACGACGTCGCGTTCGTCCGATACCCGCCCGGAGAAACCCACGGCGCGGAACCGCCCGAACCCGTCGCGGCGGCGATGGCCGGAGCCGACGTCGTCCTGGCCCCGACGACGAAGAGTTTGAGTCACACGCGAGCGCGGACCGACGCGAACGACGCCGGCGCTCGAGTCGCGACGCTCCCGGGGATCACCGAGGAAGTATTCGTCGCCGGTCTCGAGGCCGATTATGACACCATCGCCGCCCACTGCGAAGCCGTCCGCGAGCAGGTCGACGGCGCGGACGAGATTCGAGTGACGGCCGCGGCGGGAACCGACATCGCGTTCGAAATCGGCGACCGCGAGTTCCGCTCGGATACCGGCATCGTCCACGAACCCGGCGCGATGTCGAATCTGCCCGCCGGAGAGGTGTTCGTCAGCCCCGAGACGGCCGAGGGAACGTTCGTCGTCGACGGCACGATGATGCCCCACGGGTTGCTCGAGGACGGCCGGACGCTGACCTTCGAGGTCGAAGACGGATTCGTGACGGACATCTCCGACGACGAAATTCGGTCGACGGTCGAGAACGCCGCCGAGGAAGTCGGCGAGGCGGCGTACAACCTCGCGGAACTGGGGATCGGGACGAACGTCGCGGTCACCGAACTGGTCGGCTCCGTGTTGCTCGACGAGAAAGCCGGCGGCACGGTCCACATCGCCATCGGGGACGATGCGGGTATCGGCGGCGACGTCGACGCGCCGATCCACCTGGACGGAATCATCCGCGAGCCGACGGTGTTCGCCGACGGCGACGAAGTCGAACTCCCCGCGGGAGGATCTCGCTGA
- a CDS encoding type II glyceraldehyde-3-phosphate dehydrogenase: protein MIQVAINGYGTIGKRVADAVREQPDMEVLGVAKTRPNFEAETAVKKGYPLYAAIEERADWFAEAGLEIAGPVEDLVERADIVVDATPSGIGAENKSLYEEYDTPALYQGGEDADLVDASFNARSNFEAATGAQHVRVVSCNTTGLSRVIAPLQEAYGVEKVRATLVRRGGDPGQTSRGPINDILPDPVTIPSHHGPDVETIFPDLDIDTLGMKVPATLMHMHSLNVTLESAVDAADIRERFADESRLFLIPEAMSIDGSGKLKEYAHDAGRPRGDLWENCIWEESISTVGRDCYLFQGIHQESDVVPENVDAIRAVLGAADATESIETTNEHIGIDF, encoded by the coding sequence ATGATACAGGTCGCGATCAACGGCTACGGGACGATTGGCAAACGCGTCGCAGACGCCGTCCGGGAACAGCCCGATATGGAGGTCCTCGGCGTCGCCAAGACGCGCCCGAACTTCGAGGCCGAAACCGCCGTCAAGAAGGGGTATCCGCTTTACGCCGCGATCGAAGAACGCGCCGACTGGTTCGCCGAGGCCGGCCTCGAGATCGCGGGTCCGGTCGAGGACCTCGTCGAGAGGGCGGACATCGTCGTCGACGCGACGCCGTCGGGGATCGGTGCCGAGAACAAGTCGCTCTACGAGGAGTACGACACGCCGGCGCTCTATCAGGGCGGCGAGGACGCGGATCTGGTGGACGCAAGCTTCAACGCGCGCTCGAACTTCGAGGCGGCGACGGGGGCCCAACACGTCCGGGTCGTCTCCTGTAACACGACCGGTCTCTCTCGCGTCATCGCACCGCTTCAGGAGGCATACGGCGTCGAGAAAGTTCGCGCGACGCTGGTTCGACGCGGCGGCGATCCCGGTCAGACCTCCCGCGGTCCGATCAACGACATCCTCCCGGATCCGGTCACGATTCCGTCCCACCACGGCCCCGACGTCGAGACGATCTTCCCCGATCTCGACATCGACACGCTCGGGATGAAGGTGCCCGCCACCCTGATGCACATGCACAGTTTGAACGTCACGCTCGAGTCGGCAGTCGATGCGGCCGACATTCGCGAACGCTTCGCCGACGAGTCGCGCCTGTTTTTGATCCCCGAGGCGATGTCGATCGACGGTAGCGGCAAACTAAAGGAGTACGCCCACGACGCGGGCCGACCGCGAGGCGACCTCTGGGAGAACTGCATCTGGGAGGAATCCATCTCGACCGTCGGACGGGACTGTTATCTCTTCCAAGGAATTCACCAGGAGTCGGATGTCGTCCCCGAAAACGTCGACGCGATCCGGGCTGTACTCGGCGCCGCAGACGCCACTGAGAGTATCGAAACGACCAACGAGCACATAGGAATCGATTTCTAA
- a CDS encoding Hsp20/alpha crystallin family protein codes for MRRDDRDEPFDDLFREIERMMNDMMNGADVDFDSSSSVENGFGSDTHVDIHETDDELRVIADLPGVEKNNIDLECDGKSLTISAQSQHRQYDERVSLPQRVNEHTAEATYNNGILEVVFESAEKSSDISLE; via the coding sequence ATGCGTCGAGATGATCGCGACGAACCCTTCGACGACCTCTTCCGTGAAATCGAGCGAATGATGAACGACATGATGAACGGTGCAGATGTCGATTTCGACTCTTCGAGCTCCGTTGAGAACGGTTTTGGATCCGATACCCACGTCGACATTCACGAGACCGACGATGAACTCCGGGTCATCGCCGACCTCCCCGGTGTCGAAAAGAACAACATCGATCTCGAGTGCGACGGCAAATCACTCACGATCTCCGCCCAGAGCCAACACCGACAGTACGACGAGCGCGTCTCGCTCCCACAGCGCGTCAACGAACACACCGCCGAGGCGACGTACAACAACGGCATCCTCGAGGTCGTCTTCGAATCGGCCGAGAAGTCTTCAGACATCAGCCTCGAGTAA
- a CDS encoding ATP-grasp domain-containing protein — MIDLAVANDQETFQRMREPLAERGISVQHVPVRERVVPLGADAPWSPAEYDVGFVYPGRLMEGGVADALLEVPWLNDHETVLTSRNKAEVLARLERTNLPVPESVYVSNEVSESDLTTVFERFEPPVVVKPNSTTRGAGVAKAHDLDSFLGICDYLSLVHDYRATGDKSFLVQEYLPEAVDYRVMVLEGEYVGAVERTLPEAAATRGQWKHNVHRGATATGVDLPKPLRDLAESVAGELEIPFLGVDLLVSGDRVVVNETNARPTIDDETKYEPGFYDRLAEAIRSRAE, encoded by the coding sequence ATGATCGATCTCGCGGTCGCAAACGATCAGGAGACGTTTCAGCGGATGCGAGAGCCGCTGGCCGAGCGAGGGATTAGCGTCCAGCACGTCCCCGTTCGCGAGCGCGTGGTTCCGCTGGGTGCGGACGCGCCGTGGTCGCCAGCGGAGTACGACGTCGGGTTCGTCTATCCCGGCCGATTGATGGAAGGCGGAGTCGCCGACGCCCTGCTCGAGGTTCCGTGGCTCAACGACCACGAGACGGTGTTGACCTCGCGAAACAAGGCCGAAGTGCTCGCCCGACTGGAGCGAACGAACCTTCCGGTCCCCGAATCGGTGTACGTCTCGAACGAGGTGAGCGAGTCCGACCTGACCACCGTCTTCGAGCGATTCGAGCCGCCGGTGGTCGTCAAACCCAATTCGACGACGCGCGGGGCCGGCGTCGCGAAAGCCCACGACCTCGATTCGTTCCTCGGAATCTGTGATTACCTCTCGCTGGTACACGATTACCGGGCCACCGGCGACAAATCGTTTCTCGTCCAGGAGTACCTGCCGGAGGCGGTCGACTATCGGGTCATGGTCCTCGAGGGGGAGTACGTCGGGGCGGTCGAACGGACGCTCCCCGAAGCGGCCGCGACGCGGGGCCAGTGGAAGCACAACGTCCACCGGGGTGCCACGGCGACCGGCGTCGACCTTCCGAAACCGCTGCGAGACCTCGCCGAGTCGGTCGCGGGGGAACTCGAGATCCCGTTTCTCGGCGTCGACCTGCTCGTAAGCGGTGACCGCGTCGTCGTCAACGAGACGAACGCCCGGCCGACGATCGACGACGAGACGAAGTACGAACCCGGATTCTACGACCGACTCGCCGAGGCGATACGCTCGAGAGCAGAGTAG
- a CDS encoding 50S ribosomal protein L16 — protein sequence MSEKPASMYRKIDKPAYTRREYITGIPGSKIAQHKMGDVAAEPEDYPVQISLVTEEECQIRHGSLEASRLSANRHMLKNAGEHQYKMILRKFPHHVIRENKQATGAGADRVSDGMRQSFGKIVGTAARIQQGERIFTIWCDVEDAEFAKDALRRSYNKISPPCRVVVERGEEELIA from the coding sequence ATGTCAGAGAAACCCGCCTCTATGTACCGGAAGATCGATAAACCGGCCTACACCCGCCGGGAGTATATCACAGGCATTCCGGGCTCGAAAATCGCACAGCACAAGATGGGAGACGTCGCGGCCGAACCCGAGGACTATCCGGTCCAGATCAGTCTGGTCACCGAAGAAGAGTGCCAGATCCGTCACGGATCGCTCGAGGCATCTCGACTGTCGGCGAACCGCCACATGCTGAAAAACGCCGGCGAACACCAGTACAAGATGATCCTGCGCAAGTTCCCCCACCATGTTATCCGGGAGAACAAGCAGGCGACCGGTGCCGGTGCGGACCGTGTTTCCGACGGGATGCGCCAGTCGTTCGGAAAGATCGTCGGAACGGCAGCCCGAATCCAGCAGGGCGAACGCATCTTCACGATCTGGTGTGACGTCGAGGACGCCGAGTTCGCGAAGGACGCGCTCCGCCGATCCTACAACAAGATCTCGCCGCCGTGTCGCGTCGTCGTCGAGCGTGGCGAAGAAGAACTAATCGCGTAA
- a CDS encoding helix-turn-helix domain-containing protein: MKAQLTTAPISEETALPTELNSPQAKLVYLYLEAADGATVSEVSDALSMKKMTTLSVTNSLSTQGLIEKIDNEYVTVR, from the coding sequence ATGAAAGCGCAACTCACCACCGCTCCCATCTCCGAGGAAACCGCGTTGCCGACCGAACTCAACTCACCGCAGGCGAAACTCGTGTACCTGTACCTCGAGGCAGCAGACGGTGCAACGGTAAGCGAGGTGAGCGACGCGTTATCCATGAAGAAAATGACGACGCTAAGCGTCACGAACTCGCTATCGACGCAGGGATTGATCGAAAAGATCGACAACGAATACGTTACCGTTCGGTGA
- a CDS encoding CBS domain-containing protein, which produces MWKSFRIGSLFGIPIKLDLTFLLVLPFFAYLIGVQIDEVAGLLNDLLGAGIDTTAVSSGPMPLLLGFAAAIGLFIGVVFHELGHSLTARRYGFPIDSITLWLLGGIASFTEMPEDWKQELAIAIAGPIVSVLVGALSYGLFLVTPASFDGALFVFGYLAVLNVALAGFNMLPAFPMDGGRVLRALLARNKPYAKATQQAASVGKFFALLMGLFGLLVTFNIILIGVAFFIYIAASGESQQVTMKAAFQDVTVSDIMTPARDLHTVDPDTSVEELIQRMFSERHTGYPVLDDGHLVGLVTLSDAQEIKPVERDAFTVSDVMTTDLQTIGANSDAMTAIERMQSERIGRLLVVDGDDSMTRPETPIQDDDVYDDGGFDDPVFEETGGTGPSDPGNLVGLISRTDMMTALNIVQQSGEVNHSSQSQLSD; this is translated from the coding sequence ATGTGGAAGAGCTTCCGAATCGGATCGTTGTTTGGGATCCCTATCAAGCTCGATCTGACGTTCCTGCTCGTTTTGCCCTTCTTTGCGTACCTCATCGGCGTCCAGATCGACGAGGTCGCGGGGCTGCTCAACGATCTGCTCGGGGCCGGGATCGATACGACAGCGGTTTCCAGCGGACCGATGCCGTTGTTGCTCGGATTCGCGGCGGCTATCGGGTTGTTCATCGGCGTCGTGTTCCACGAACTCGGCCACTCGTTGACCGCCCGACGGTACGGATTCCCGATCGATTCGATTACGCTCTGGCTGCTCGGCGGGATCGCGTCGTTCACGGAGATGCCCGAAGACTGGAAACAGGAACTGGCCATCGCAATCGCCGGTCCAATCGTGTCGGTACTCGTCGGCGCTCTCTCCTACGGCCTCTTTCTCGTTACGCCAGCTAGCTTCGACGGCGCGCTGTTCGTCTTCGGCTATCTCGCCGTTCTCAACGTCGCGCTCGCGGGGTTCAACATGCTTCCCGCGTTCCCGATGGACGGCGGCCGCGTGCTCCGAGCCCTTTTGGCCCGAAACAAGCCGTACGCAAAGGCGACCCAACAGGCCGCGAGCGTCGGGAAGTTCTTCGCGCTGTTGATGGGGTTGTTCGGGTTGCTCGTGACGTTCAACATCATCCTCATCGGCGTCGCATTTTTCATCTACATCGCCGCCTCGGGAGAGTCCCAGCAGGTGACGATGAAAGCCGCGTTTCAGGACGTTACGGTCAGCGACATCATGACGCCCGCTCGAGACCTTCACACCGTCGACCCCGACACCAGCGTCGAGGAACTCATCCAGCGAATGTTCTCCGAACGCCACACGGGGTATCCGGTACTCGACGACGGGCATCTCGTCGGCCTCGTAACGCTCTCGGATGCACAGGAGATCAAACCCGTCGAACGTGACGCGTTTACCGTTTCGGACGTGATGACGACGGATCTGCAGACGATCGGGGCGAACTCCGATGCGATGACCGCGATCGAACGAATGCAATCGGAGCGAATCGGACGCCTTCTCGTCGTCGATGGAGACGATTCGATGACCCGCCCGGAAACGCCGATTCAGGACGATGATGTCTACGACGACGGCGGGTTCGACGACCCCGTTTTCGAGGAAACTGGCGGTACCGGGCCGTCCGATCCCGGCAACCTCGTCGGACTGATCTCGAGAACCGACATGATGACCGCGCTGAACATCGTCCAGCAAAGCGGCGAAGTAAATCACTCCTCACAATCCCAGCTCTCTGATTGA